A genomic stretch from Corynebacterium sp. 21KM1197 includes:
- a CDS encoding ABC transporter ATP-binding protein: MIEAKGLTKKYGGTLAVNDLSFSVRSGMVTGFLGPNGAGKSTTMRMILGLDKPSAGSATINGTPYAELREPLRHVGALLDAKAVHPNRSAARHLQWIATTNGIPRSRVDEVLGIVGLSDVASKKAGGFSLGMGQRLGLAAALLGDPHTLVLDEPVNGLDPEGIRWVRNFLRAFAAQGRSVLVSSHLLSEMALTADHLVVIGQGRLIADTPTAEFVKQHSATSARVRAVVPEELERLASALRAMGRDAQPGVDEENRPVLTVTGTTTDELGRVAFEQGIALSELTEQRASLEDAFMDITGGAVQYRTGGGEK, translated from the coding sequence GTGATTGAAGCAAAGGGACTGACAAAGAAATACGGCGGCACGCTCGCCGTGAACGACCTCAGCTTCTCCGTGCGCTCGGGAATGGTCACGGGCTTTCTGGGCCCCAATGGAGCCGGAAAGTCCACCACCATGCGCATGATTCTGGGGCTGGACAAGCCGAGCGCGGGCAGCGCCACGATCAACGGCACCCCCTATGCGGAATTGCGCGAGCCCCTGCGGCACGTGGGGGCGCTGCTGGACGCCAAGGCGGTGCACCCCAATCGCTCCGCAGCGCGGCACCTCCAATGGATCGCCACCACCAACGGTATTCCCCGCTCCCGTGTGGACGAGGTGCTGGGAATCGTGGGGCTAAGCGACGTCGCTAGTAAAAAGGCCGGGGGCTTCTCCCTGGGTATGGGGCAGCGCCTGGGCCTGGCGGCGGCGCTTTTGGGCGACCCGCACACGCTGGTGCTCGACGAGCCCGTCAATGGCCTCGACCCGGAGGGAATCCGGTGGGTGCGCAACTTCCTGCGGGCCTTTGCGGCCCAGGGGCGTAGCGTGCTGGTGAGTTCGCACCTGCTCTCTGAGATGGCGCTCACTGCGGATCACCTGGTGGTGATCGGCCAGGGGCGGCTGATCGCGGATACCCCCACGGCGGAGTTTGTCAAGCAACATTCCGCCACCTCGGCGCGGGTGCGCGCGGTGGTACCGGAAGAATTGGAGCGTTTGGCGAGCGCGTTGCGCGCGATGGGGAGGGATGCACAACCAGGTGTGGACGAGGAGAATCGCCCCGTGCTCACCGTGACGGGCACGACCACCGATGAACTGGGGCGCGTGGCCTTTGAGCAGGGCATTGCGCTGAGCGAACTGACGGAGCAGCGGGCCTCCCTGGAGGACGCCTTTATGGACATCACCGGCGGGGCCGTGCAGTACCGCACCGGGGGAGGAGAAAAGTAA
- a CDS encoding NUDIX hydrolase, producing the protein MSGDGNGWAAGPGGGTLWGRFGAAGLLLVARREGTVLMQHRAPWTHHGGTWALPGGARDSQETATDAALREAREETAIDAAQIRVLAEHRTAGPFPADPERPELAGQWTYTTVLAETVTGAAVPYEPNEESVELRWVPIEEVADLVLLPAFARAWPGLRRLLGGVVPAAEGSPSDE; encoded by the coding sequence ATGAGCGGAGACGGCAACGGATGGGCGGCAGGCCCCGGCGGCGGCACACTGTGGGGGAGATTCGGGGCCGCGGGCCTGCTCCTCGTGGCGCGCCGGGAAGGCACCGTGCTCATGCAGCACCGCGCGCCCTGGACGCACCACGGCGGAACCTGGGCGCTACCCGGCGGGGCGCGAGACTCCCAGGAGACGGCTACCGACGCCGCCCTGCGCGAGGCCCGCGAGGAAACCGCCATCGACGCCGCCCAGATCCGCGTGCTAGCGGAGCATCGCACCGCAGGCCCCTTTCCCGCCGACCCCGAACGCCCCGAACTCGCGGGACAGTGGACGTACACCACCGTGCTGGCGGAGACGGTGACGGGCGCGGCGGTGCCCTACGAACCCAACGAGGAATCCGTGGAACTGCGGTGGGTGCCCATCGAGGAGGTGGCGGATCTGGTGCTGCTCCCGGCCTTTGCGCGGGCGTGGCCGGGGCTGCGGCGATTGTTGGGCGGGGTGGTGCCTGCGGCGGAGGGTTCGCCTAGCGATGAATGA
- a CDS encoding glutamate ABC transporter substrate-binding protein, which produces MIPPIPSLSRTSRSPQRHRQRRRSLAHRAHRATGGVGHRRLALLASLTGLALGLSACSSPLAERAMRNSPQEHAEATEAAAAALNFGPPLPAGAVVERPGERAATTEHRSAPEEDAEGSLRPDSAKPEERVPEIIERGRLIVGVDQSLYRISYRDPRYGDVRGFEVDLAREIARDIFGDPHKVEFRFMESAGSLDSLNKGAVDAVIRTMSITPERQETVAFSAPYLSTHKRLLVSNSTDITSTEDLGGRTVCVADGSTGLAEARAQAPASSIVKTRSWSDCLVALQQHQTEAILADDVLLSGIAAQDQFTQIVGPALSQEDYGVAMALPEEGGNPGLVRQVNSTLERIRTDGTWWDMYNRWFGPYLNSSGPPPPHYRSEEETHAQE; this is translated from the coding sequence ATGATTCCGCCGATTCCGAGTCTTTCGCGCACTTCGCGCTCCCCGCAACGGCACCGGCAGCGCCGCCGTTCCCTCGCCCACCGCGCTCACCGCGCCACGGGGGGCGTAGGTCACCGGCGGTTGGCTCTCCTCGCCTCCCTCACCGGCCTGGCGCTGGGGCTTTCCGCCTGTTCCTCCCCCCTGGCCGAACGCGCCATGCGCAATAGCCCCCAGGAGCACGCGGAGGCCACCGAGGCCGCCGCGGCGGCCCTGAACTTCGGCCCGCCCCTGCCCGCCGGTGCCGTGGTGGAACGCCCCGGCGAGCGCGCCGCCACCACCGAGCACCGCTCCGCGCCCGAGGAGGACGCGGAGGGGTCGTTGCGCCCCGATTCCGCCAAGCCCGAGGAGCGAGTGCCCGAGATCATCGAGCGCGGCAGGCTCATCGTGGGGGTGGATCAATCCCTGTATCGCATTAGTTACCGCGATCCCCGCTATGGCGACGTGCGCGGCTTCGAGGTGGATCTGGCCCGCGAAATCGCCCGCGATATTTTTGGCGATCCGCACAAGGTGGAGTTCCGCTTCATGGAGTCCGCCGGGAGCCTGGATTCCCTGAACAAGGGCGCGGTGGACGCGGTAATCCGCACCATGAGCATTACCCCGGAGCGCCAGGAGACGGTGGCCTTTTCCGCCCCGTACCTTTCCACCCACAAGCGCCTGCTGGTGAGCAACAGCACGGACATCACCTCCACCGAGGATCTTGGTGGGCGCACGGTGTGCGTGGCCGATGGTTCCACCGGGCTCGCGGAGGCCCGCGCGCAGGCCCCCGCTTCCTCCATCGTGAAAACCCGCAGTTGGTCCGATTGCCTCGTGGCCCTGCAACAGCACCAAACGGAGGCCATTTTGGCCGATGACGTGCTGCTCTCCGGCATCGCCGCGCAGGATCAGTTCACGCAGATCGTGGGCCCGGCGCTCTCCCAGGAGGACTACGGGGTGGCGATGGCCCTGCCGGAGGAGGGCGGCAACCCCGGCCTGGTGCGCCAGGTGAACTCCACCCTGGAGCGGATTCGCACCGACGGCACCTGGTGGGACATGTATAACCGCTGGTTCGGCCCCTACCTAAATAGTTCCGGCCCGCCACCCCCGCACTATCGCTCGGAGGAGGAGACCCATGCACAAGAATGA
- a CDS encoding serine/threonine protein kinase: MHKNEDTPEAAPHEPHEDAPREDIPRDDEAHLYAEDDAEGPATEAVPFDPFADEEDAPATAAVPFDPFADEEDTDAEEVGDIAALLSDMGSLRDAATARMDTSERARREALSTFRRRRAERRTDRTVAGGMVTLPFINLLPPEQALQDPTGKKVSPPQLSPGDIVADQYEVLGVIAHGGMGWIYLAEDRNVSERLVVLKGMQAEKEVHDAGAAVAEREFLADITHPGIVKIFNFIDDPRVPGGFIVMEYVSGPSLRDRMRTYPGGNLPIDVAIAYILEILPALEYLHSRGVVYNDLKPENIIATEDQVKLIDLGAVSGIGAYGYIYGTRGYQAPEVPTQGPSIASDIYTVGRTLAALTITMPTTDGALDPGIPSPTDEPLLRRYLSFYRLLTRATNPNPEERFTSLSALRSQLYGVLREVIALRDGRQFPAQHSLFSPQRRTFGTKHLVFRTDQLIDGIDRTVRITSGEVMQALPVPLVDRNDVGAGMLSGFSYTEPEEALETLHQAMNTPEYEKSAEIPFGVVRAMLDLGFTGQARSWLGSLEYRLGHDWRYQWYSATTYLLMEDYQQAQRHFYNVLRILPGEAAPKLALAAVDELILQDLGYTEQTLLPEDAAHTITTSGPNFEELAKDFFTRIDRDWTHLTHDPLVLRFHAIRLYSLVWVTNPATVSSAFGLARQLMAENQLELAIQALDKVPQASRHHRMAQLTNILQLISKNLTESRIRRAARRLEEIPTNEPRFLQIKTAIFSSGLKFLRDSGLDQAASPNALLDYPFTQRGLRYALADALRRQARNAPFPRHRYDLVDMANQVRPVTWF; encoded by the coding sequence ATGCACAAGAATGAGGACACCCCCGAGGCCGCTCCCCACGAGCCCCACGAGGACGCACCCCGGGAGGACATTCCCCGCGATGATGAGGCCCACCTCTACGCGGAGGACGATGCCGAGGGCCCCGCCACGGAGGCCGTTCCCTTTGATCCTTTCGCGGACGAGGAGGACGCCCCGGCCACCGCCGCCGTTCCCTTCGACCCCTTTGCCGACGAGGAGGATACGGACGCCGAGGAGGTGGGCGACATCGCCGCCCTGCTCAGCGACATGGGTTCGCTACGCGACGCCGCCACGGCCCGCATGGATACCTCGGAGCGGGCGCGTCGGGAAGCACTGAGCACGTTCCGACGCCGCCGCGCCGAGCGTCGCACCGACCGCACCGTGGCGGGCGGCATGGTCACCCTGCCGTTTATCAACCTGCTTCCCCCCGAGCAGGCCCTGCAAGATCCCACGGGCAAGAAGGTTTCTCCCCCGCAGCTCTCCCCCGGTGACATCGTGGCGGATCAGTACGAGGTGCTGGGGGTCATCGCGCACGGGGGCATGGGCTGGATCTATCTGGCGGAGGATCGCAACGTCTCCGAGCGCCTGGTGGTGCTCAAGGGCATGCAGGCGGAAAAGGAGGTGCACGACGCCGGCGCCGCCGTGGCGGAGCGCGAGTTCCTGGCGGATATTACCCACCCCGGCATCGTGAAGATCTTTAACTTCATCGACGATCCCCGCGTGCCCGGCGGCTTCATCGTGATGGAATACGTCAGCGGCCCCAGCCTGCGCGATCGCATGCGCACCTATCCCGGCGGGAACCTACCCATCGACGTCGCCATCGCCTATATCCTGGAGATTCTTCCGGCCCTGGAATACCTCCACTCGCGCGGGGTGGTGTACAACGATCTCAAGCCGGAAAACATCATCGCCACCGAGGATCAGGTCAAACTCATCGACCTCGGCGCGGTGTCCGGCATCGGGGCCTACGGCTACATTTACGGCACACGCGGCTACCAGGCACCGGAGGTGCCCACCCAGGGCCCCAGCATCGCCAGCGATATTTACACGGTGGGCCGCACCCTCGCCGCGCTCACCATCACCATGCCCACCACCGACGGCGCGCTCGACCCCGGTATCCCCTCCCCCACCGACGAGCCGCTGCTGCGCCGCTACTTGAGCTTCTACCGGCTGCTCACGCGCGCCACCAACCCCAACCCGGAGGAGCGCTTCACCAGCCTCTCCGCCCTGCGCAGCCAGCTCTACGGCGTGCTGCGCGAGGTCATCGCGCTGCGCGACGGCCGCCAGTTCCCCGCGCAGCACTCCCTCTTCTCCCCTCAGCGCCGCACCTTTGGCACCAAGCACCTGGTGTTCCGCACCGATCAGCTTATCGACGGCATCGACCGCACCGTGCGCATTACCTCCGGCGAGGTCATGCAGGCCCTGCCCGTGCCCCTGGTGGATCGCAACGACGTGGGCGCCGGTATGCTCTCCGGTTTCTCCTACACCGAGCCGGAGGAGGCCCTGGAAACCCTACACCAGGCCATGAATACCCCGGAGTATGAGAAGTCCGCGGAAATCCCCTTCGGAGTGGTGCGCGCCATGCTTGACCTGGGTTTTACCGGCCAGGCGCGCTCCTGGCTGGGTTCCCTGGAATACCGCCTGGGGCATGACTGGCGCTATCAGTGGTACTCCGCCACCACCTACCTGCTCATGGAGGATTACCAGCAGGCCCAGCGGCACTTTTATAACGTACTGCGGATCCTACCCGGCGAGGCCGCCCCCAAACTCGCCCTAGCCGCCGTGGACGAGTTAATCCTCCAGGACCTCGGCTACACCGAGCAGACCCTCCTGCCCGAGGACGCCGCTCACACCATCACCACCTCCGGGCCGAACTTTGAGGAACTGGCCAAGGACTTTTTCACCCGCATCGACCGCGACTGGACGCACCTCACCCACGATCCCCTAGTGCTGCGCTTCCACGCCATCCGCCTCTACAGCCTGGTATGGGTGACCAACCCCGCCACCGTCTCCTCCGCCTTTGGCCTGGCCCGCCAACTCATGGCGGAAAACCAACTGGAACTGGCCATTCAGGCCCTGGACAAGGTGCCGCAGGCCTCCCGCCATCACCGCATGGCGCAACTGACCAATATCCTGCAACTGATCTCCAAGAACCTCACCGAATCCCGAATCCGCCGCGCCGCACGCCGCCTGGAGGAGATCCCCACCAACGAGCCGCGCTTCCTCCAGATCAAGACCGCCATCTTCTCCTCCGGGCTGAAGTTCCTCCGGGACTCCGGCCTGGATCAGGCGGCCTCCCCCAACGCGCTGCTCGATTACCCCTTTACCCAGCGCGGATTGCGCTACGCGCTTGCCGACGCCCTGCGCCGCCAGGCCCGCAACGCCCCCTTCCCCCGGCACCGCTACGACCTGGTGGACATGGCGAACCAGGTGCGGCCGGTGACATGGTTTTAG
- a CDS encoding ATP-binding protein — protein MIPQIWVGRDQEINDWTRIVRPSRIAGVYERSRTILGEPGVGKSSLVNLISREAKEQGDWVTDQLRIPPATDALKRVAKALLAIADQAGLSTSTEKGLAALLDRVRSIAALGVSVSLAQPEGEEPYVALTDLLVEIGRAAIKAKVVVLICIDEIQNITDEAILSQLLISLGDALTKEVTVIAPGDREITRFLPIAVYLSGLPDFEHMARTRQRATFARRFKTTYLSSVTTTEMEQALAPLVNQGWEISDEEGGIKHVYMDQDARDAIIDLSKGEPFLFQLAGNSAWRAGNTDTITREDVLAGWQTVRDEAESHVANILDRLPEQERLVVEIMGELDPAERTLSAIADAAGISPATKLGTAARRLEKVRGIITRGKPYAFRNRAIEAYLTSEWPEITP, from the coding sequence GTGATCCCCCAGATCTGGGTCGGCCGCGATCAGGAGATCAACGATTGGACCCGCATCGTGCGCCCCAGCCGCATCGCCGGTGTGTACGAGCGGAGCCGAACCATTCTCGGGGAGCCAGGCGTGGGGAAATCTTCCCTCGTCAATCTCATATCCAGGGAAGCAAAGGAACAAGGCGACTGGGTTACCGATCAACTCCGTATCCCTCCCGCCACCGACGCTCTGAAGAGGGTGGCCAAGGCCCTGCTCGCAATCGCGGATCAGGCGGGACTTTCCACCAGCACGGAAAAAGGCTTGGCAGCGCTCCTTGATCGCGTGCGTAGCATCGCCGCGCTCGGCGTTTCCGTATCTCTCGCCCAGCCCGAGGGGGAAGAACCCTACGTCGCGCTCACCGACCTCTTGGTGGAGATCGGGCGCGCCGCCATCAAGGCAAAAGTTGTGGTGCTCATCTGTATCGACGAGATCCAGAACATCACCGATGAGGCAATCCTCTCGCAGTTACTTATCTCCTTGGGCGATGCCCTAACCAAGGAAGTAACGGTCATAGCTCCGGGAGATCGTGAAATTACTCGATTCCTTCCCATCGCGGTGTATCTTTCCGGTCTCCCAGATTTTGAGCACATGGCACGCACCCGCCAGAGAGCGACGTTCGCTCGTCGTTTCAAAACCACGTATCTCAGCTCAGTCACCACCACGGAAATGGAACAAGCCCTCGCTCCCCTTGTCAATCAGGGCTGGGAGATAAGTGATGAAGAAGGCGGCATAAAGCATGTGTACATGGATCAGGACGCTCGCGATGCGATCATCGACCTCAGCAAGGGAGAGCCATTCCTTTTCCAACTCGCTGGTAATTCCGCCTGGCGTGCCGGTAATACCGATACCATCACGCGCGAGGACGTGCTAGCGGGGTGGCAAACCGTCCGCGACGAGGCGGAATCGCACGTGGCGAACATTCTTGATCGTCTCCCCGAGCAGGAGCGATTAGTCGTCGAAATAATGGGAGAGTTAGACCCCGCAGAACGGACGTTGAGCGCTATCGCAGACGCAGCCGGAATAAGTCCGGCCACAAAATTAGGAACGGCCGCACGGCGGCTTGAGAAAGTCCGCGGCATTATTACACGGGGTAAGCCTTACGCCTTCCGCAACCGCGCAATAGAGGCGTACCTCACCTCCGAGTGGCCGGAAATCACCCCCTAA
- a CDS encoding 6-pyruvoyl tetrahydrobiopterin synthase, with protein MAEIPYTPQPSPHLAAPGMGTMHSDAQSSDATPLPGPGARPWQVSTVDLGGACPTVLCGSDGLVQVLVTQRIGSGLTFLRPKVVVLDPASGAVLGELEIAKGALLGGVYAFLDAEDRMVLVDGTNTLLRIAHDATGGTLWVDERLDLGRFLHRREGDQVVGLVPDWQGRVWVASGQGQVAVVDEATRTVHALSLGEGERIDNSISAAPEGVSVITSRAIYLLDAAPGQAPEVRWRREYDAGSARKPGQLSWGSGASPTFFGPNGSDYVMLSDNADEQEKIIVYRTDTGEQVGEAGVFQPGTSGTENSMIGVGSTIIGASTYGYPYPRYPENAGDSVPKNAPFAPGLERWDVTDTGLVNVWKRDDLYSSAVPRLSCPDGLVYTCERRPGALGNGVRIHAVAIDAATGDTLYEQQLPGLITLFGVDTLQMVGTISPGGVWWQGTIGGVVRIAAE; from the coding sequence GTGGCAGAGATTCCGTACACCCCGCAACCCTCCCCGCACCTGGCGGCCCCCGGCATGGGCACCATGCACTCGGACGCGCAATCCTCCGACGCCACCCCGCTGCCCGGCCCCGGTGCGCGGCCCTGGCAGGTATCCACCGTGGACCTTGGCGGTGCCTGCCCCACCGTGCTGTGCGGCAGCGACGGCCTAGTACAGGTGCTGGTCACCCAGCGCATCGGCTCCGGGCTGACGTTCCTGCGCCCCAAGGTGGTGGTGCTCGATCCCGCCTCCGGCGCGGTGCTGGGGGAACTGGAAATCGCCAAGGGTGCGCTGCTCGGCGGGGTGTATGCCTTCCTAGACGCGGAGGATCGCATGGTGCTGGTGGACGGCACTAACACCCTGCTGCGCATCGCGCACGACGCCACCGGCGGCACCCTGTGGGTGGATGAACGCCTTGACCTGGGGCGCTTCCTCCACCGCCGCGAGGGCGATCAGGTGGTGGGCCTGGTGCCGGACTGGCAGGGCCGCGTGTGGGTGGCCTCCGGGCAGGGCCAGGTGGCGGTGGTGGACGAGGCCACGCGCACGGTTCATGCGCTGAGCCTGGGCGAGGGCGAGCGCATTGATAATTCCATCTCCGCCGCCCCCGAGGGCGTGAGCGTGATTACCTCCCGCGCGATCTACCTGCTCGACGCCGCCCCCGGCCAGGCCCCCGAGGTGCGGTGGCGCAGGGAGTATGACGCGGGCTCCGCCCGCAAACCCGGCCAGCTTTCCTGGGGCTCGGGAGCCTCGCCCACGTTCTTTGGCCCCAACGGCAGCGATTACGTCATGCTCAGCGATAACGCCGACGAGCAGGAAAAGATCATCGTCTACCGCACCGATACCGGCGAGCAGGTGGGCGAGGCCGGGGTATTCCAACCGGGCACCTCCGGCACCGAGAACTCCATGATTGGCGTGGGCTCCACCATCATCGGCGCCTCCACCTACGGCTATCCCTACCCGCGCTACCCGGAAAACGCCGGGGACTCCGTGCCCAAGAACGCTCCCTTCGCGCCGGGCCTGGAGCGCTGGGACGTCACCGACACCGGCCTGGTGAACGTGTGGAAGCGCGATGACCTCTACTCCTCCGCCGTGCCGCGCCTCTCCTGCCCGGACGGCCTGGTGTATACCTGCGAGCGACGCCCCGGAGCGCTCGGCAACGGCGTGCGGATTCATGCCGTGGCTATCGACGCCGCCACCGGCGACACCCTCTACGAGCAGCAACTTCCCGGGCTCATCACGCTCTTTGGCGTGGATACTTTGCAGATGGTGGGCACGATCAGCCCCGGCGGGGTGTGGTGGCAGGGCACCATCGGCGGTGTGGTGCGGATCGCGGCGGAATAG
- a CDS encoding acetate kinase, which produces MSFALVLNSGSSSIKFQLVDPTNDATEAPFVSGLVEQIGEPSGKIILKHQGTAHEVEEEIPDHSTGLKRVFALMEEHGCGPNQVDVVAVGHRVVHGGILFSAPELINDEIVEMIRDLIPLAPLHNPANVDGIEVARALLPDIPHVAVFDTGFFHTLPPAAALYAINKDVALDNGVRRYGFHGTSHEYVSQQVPALLGLPAEAVNQITLHLGNGASAAAIKGGQAVDTSMGLTPLAGLAMGTRSGDIDPGIVFHLHRQAGMSIDEIDRLLNKQSGVKGLSGVNDFRALRQMIEDEDEDAWLAYNIYIHQLRRYIGSYMIALGRVNAITFTAGVGENDAAVRADALAGLETYGIKVDPERNAQRGEGAREISTDDSAIKVFVVPTNEELAIARYAVAFA; this is translated from the coding sequence ATGTCCTTTGCGCTCGTATTGAACTCCGGTTCCTCCTCCATCAAGTTCCAGCTGGTGGATCCCACCAATGACGCTACCGAGGCCCCCTTTGTCAGCGGCCTGGTGGAACAGATCGGGGAGCCCTCCGGGAAGATCATCCTCAAGCACCAGGGCACCGCGCACGAGGTGGAGGAGGAGATCCCCGATCACTCCACCGGCCTCAAGCGCGTGTTTGCGCTCATGGAGGAGCACGGCTGTGGCCCGAATCAGGTGGACGTGGTGGCCGTGGGGCACCGCGTGGTGCACGGCGGCATCCTCTTTTCCGCCCCGGAACTGATCAACGATGAGATCGTGGAGATGATCCGCGACCTCATTCCCCTGGCCCCGCTGCACAACCCCGCCAACGTGGATGGAATCGAGGTGGCCCGCGCCCTGCTGCCGGATATTCCCCACGTGGCGGTGTTTGATACCGGCTTCTTCCATACCCTTCCGCCCGCCGCCGCGCTCTACGCCATTAATAAGGACGTGGCCCTGGATAATGGCGTGCGCCGCTACGGCTTCCACGGCACCAGCCACGAATACGTCTCCCAGCAGGTGCCCGCGCTTTTGGGGTTGCCCGCCGAGGCCGTCAATCAGATCACCCTGCACCTGGGCAACGGGGCCTCGGCCGCCGCGATCAAGGGCGGCCAGGCGGTGGATACCTCGATGGGCCTGACCCCCCTGGCGGGCCTGGCGATGGGCACCCGCTCCGGTGATATTGATCCCGGCATCGTGTTCCACCTGCACCGGCAGGCGGGAATGAGCATTGATGAGATTGATCGGCTGCTGAACAAGCAGTCCGGTGTGAAGGGGCTTTCCGGCGTCAATGACTTCCGCGCCCTGCGCCAGATGATCGAGGACGAGGACGAGGACGCCTGGCTGGCCTATAACATCTATATTCATCAACTGCGCAGGTACATTGGCTCCTACATGATCGCGCTCGGGCGTGTGAACGCGATTACCTTCACCGCCGGGGTGGGAGAGAACGATGCCGCCGTGCGGGCCGATGCCCTGGCGGGCCTGGAAACCTACGGGATCAAGGTGGACCCGGAGCGCAACGCCCAGCGCGGGGAGGGTGCGCGCGAGATCTCCACGGACGATTCCGCGATCAAGGTCTTTGTGGTGCCCACCAACGAGGAACTGGCTATCGCCCGGTACGCGGTGGCCTTTGCCTAG
- the pta gene encoding phosphate acetyltransferase has translation MTQPRSFLLTAINRAFEGVDEEPWAAERGLRHLNIADQEQPTVAAVLATEPLAQGPALLRGTGNHLFDAQVAAALGVPVVALIDAPATHIDLAVAQMEEAGAVVARTITAGELAELAEVTAEAEPYMSAEVFESWLLGKAAEHKAHIVLPEGDDDRILRAAHALLAREVVRLTVLGKPEEIASRAAELGLDLQGAEIVDHETDPRAEDFAQEFAQLRKAKGVTVEQARETMRDISYFATMMVHTGQADGMVSGAAHTTAHTIKPAFQIIKTAPEASVVSSIFLMVMPGRLWAFGDCAVNPNPTAEQLGEIAVVSAKTAAQFGIDPRVAVLSYSTGTSGSGPDVERAVAATEHARTSAPHLKVDGPLQFDAAVDAAVAAKKMPDSPVAGQTNVFIFPDLEAGNIAYKTAQRTANALAVGPILQGLNKPINDLSRGATVADIVNTVAITAIQAGGK, from the coding sequence ATGACGCAACCTCGTTCTTTCCTGCTCACCGCCATCAATCGCGCCTTTGAGGGGGTGGACGAGGAACCCTGGGCGGCCGAACGGGGCCTGCGCCACCTGAACATCGCGGATCAAGAACAGCCCACGGTGGCGGCGGTGCTGGCCACCGAGCCGCTTGCCCAGGGGCCCGCTCTGCTGCGCGGCACGGGCAATCACCTCTTTGACGCGCAGGTGGCCGCTGCGCTGGGCGTGCCCGTGGTGGCGCTTATCGACGCCCCCGCGACCCACATCGACCTCGCCGTGGCCCAGATGGAGGAGGCCGGGGCCGTGGTGGCGCGGACCATCACCGCAGGCGAGTTGGCGGAATTGGCCGAGGTAACCGCCGAGGCGGAGCCCTACATGTCCGCCGAGGTCTTTGAGTCCTGGCTGCTTGGCAAGGCCGCCGAGCACAAGGCGCACATCGTGCTGCCCGAGGGTGACGATGACCGTATTCTGCGCGCCGCCCACGCGCTCCTGGCCCGTGAGGTGGTGCGGCTCACCGTGCTGGGCAAGCCGGAGGAGATCGCCTCCCGCGCGGCGGAACTGGGACTGGACCTCCAGGGTGCGGAGATCGTGGATCATGAGACGGACCCGCGCGCGGAGGACTTTGCCCAGGAGTTCGCGCAGTTGCGCAAGGCCAAGGGTGTGACGGTGGAGCAGGCGCGCGAGACCATGCGCGACATTTCCTACTTTGCCACGATGATGGTGCACACCGGCCAGGCCGATGGCATGGTCTCCGGCGCGGCGCATACCACCGCGCACACCATCAAGCCGGCGTTCCAGATCATCAAGACGGCCCCCGAGGCCTCCGTGGTCTCCTCCATCTTCCTCATGGTCATGCCCGGGCGGCTGTGGGCCTTTGGCGATTGCGCCGTGAACCCCAACCCCACCGCCGAGCAACTGGGCGAGATCGCGGTGGTCTCCGCCAAGACGGCCGCCCAGTTTGGTATCGACCCCCGCGTGGCGGTGCTTTCCTATTCCACCGGCACCTCCGGCAGCGGCCCGGACGTGGAGCGCGCCGTGGCGGCCACCGAGCACGCCCGTACCTCCGCGCCACACCTCAAGGTGGACGGCCCGCTGCAATTCGACGCCGCCGTGGACGCCGCCGTGGCGGCCAAGAAGATGCCGGACTCCCCGGTGGCGGGCCAGACCAACGTGTTCATCTTCCCCGACCTTGAGGCCGGCAATATCGCCTACAAGACGGCGCAGCGCACCGCCAACGCCCTGGCCGTGGGCCCGATCTTGCAGGGCCTGAACAAGCCCATCAACGACCTTTCGCGCGGTGCCACCGTGGCGGACATCGTGAACACGGTGGCCATCACCGCGATCCAGGCGGGAGGAAAGTAA